Proteins found in one Polyodon spathula isolate WHYD16114869_AA chromosome 10, ASM1765450v1, whole genome shotgun sequence genomic segment:
- the LOC121321853 gene encoding poly [ADP-ribose] polymerase tankyrase-2-like isoform X4: MSSRRCAGALGSGVGSALLGVETPMGGEPTRELFEACRNGDLERVKKLINPENVNSRDTAGRKSTPLHFAAGFGRKDVVDYLLQNGANVHACDDGGLISLHNACSFGHAEVVNLLLRHGADPNSRDNWNYTPLHEAAIKGKIDVCIVLLQHGADPTIRNTDGKTSFDLADPSAKSVLTGEYKKDELLESARNGNEEKMMALLTPLNVNCHASDGRKSTPLHLAAGYNRVKIVQLLLQHGADVQAKDKGDLVPLHNACSYGHYEVTELLVKHGACVNAVDLWQFTSLHEAASKNRVEVCSLLLSYGADPTLLNCHNKSALDLAPTAQLKERLAYEFKGHTLLQASRETDVPRIKKHLTLDIVNFKHPQTHETALHCAASSPYPKRKQVCELLLRKGANVNEKTKDFLTPLHMASEKSHNDVVEVLVKHEAKVNALDHLGQTALHRAAHCGHLQTIRLLLSAGCDPLIVSLQGFSASQMGNENVQQVLQEGVLIGNSDSDRQLLEAAKSGDSEVVKKLCTLQNVNCRDIEGRLSTPLHFAAGYNRVAVVEYLLQHGADVHAKDKGGLVPLHNACSYGHYEVAELLVTHGAVVNVADLWRFTPLHEAAAKGKYEICKLLLQHGADPIKKNRDGNTPLDLVKDGDTDIQDLLRGDAALLDAAKMGCLARVKKLCSPENVNCRDTQGRHSTPLHLAAGYNNLEVAEYLLQHGAEVNSQDKGGLIPLHNAASYGTDDARALLTAAMPPSALPSCYKPQVISVAATSAAPVSALASIPSSPATLSAASSLDNLSMGFPELPILIGSSGAEGTVRPDKKEQVTVVDMNIKQFLKNLSLEHLLEIFEREQITLDVLVEMGHQELKEIGINAYGHRHKIIKGVERLIAVQQGLNPYLTLNTANSGTILIDLARDDKEFQSVEEELQSTIREHRDGGHAGGVFNRYNIIKIQKVCNKKLWERYTHRRKEVSEESPIHSNERMLFHGSPFVNAIIHKGFDERHAYIGGMFGAGIYFAENSSKSNQYVYGIGGGTGCPVHKDRSCYICQRHLLFCRVTLGKSFLQFSAMKMAHSPPGHHSVTGRPSVNGLALAEYVIYRGEQAYPEYIIAYQIIKPEPAAEG; the protein is encoded by the exons ATGTCGTCCCGGCGCTGTGCAGGAGCCTTGGGTTCGGGTGTTGGCTCGGCTCTACTAGGGGTAGAAACACCTATGGGCGGCGAACCCACCAGAGAGCTCTTCGAGGCCTGCAGAAACGGGGACCTGGAGCGAGTGAAGAAGCTAATAAACCCAGAGAACGTGAACAGCAGGGACACGGCTGGCAGGAAATCTACACCGCTGCACTTCGCTGCAG GATTTGGCCGGAAGGACGTGGTTGATTATCTCCTTCAGAATGGTGCTAATGTCCACGCTTGCGATGACGGAGGCCTGATTTCTCTTCACAATGCCTGTTCCTTTGGTCACGCTGAAGTTGTCAATCTCCTGTTGCGGCATGGAGCCGACCCCAATTCAAGAGACAACTGGAACTACACACCCCTCCATGAGGCTGCCATCAAGGGCAAGATTGATGTGTGCATAG TCCTTCTGCAGCATGGGGCTGATCCAACAATTCGCAACACAGATGGAAAGACTTCCTTTGACCTGGCAGACCCATCTGCTAAATCAGTCCTGACTG gtgAATACAAGAAAGATGAGTTACTTGAAAGCGCAAG AAatggaaatgaagaaaaaatgatgGCTCTTCTTACACCATTAAATGTGAATTGCCATGCTAGTGATGGaagaaag TCGACGCCGTTACATCTCGCTGCAGGATACAACAGGGTTAAAATTGTACAGCTGTTGCTGCAACATGGAGCTGATGTGCAAGCCAAGGATAAAGG GGATTTAGTGCCTCTTCACAATGCCTGTTCGTACGGACATTACGAAGTGACTGAACTGTTAGTAAAG CATGGTGCTTGTGTAAATGCAGTTGATCTTTGGCAGTTCACATCACTGCATGAGGCAGCCTCCAAGAATAGGGTAGAAGTGTGCTCCCTGTTGCTAAGTTATGGTGCTGATCCAACTCTCTTAAACTGCCACAATAAGAGTGCCCTTGATTTGGCACCTACAGCCCAGTTAAAGGAACGCTTGGCAT ATGAGTTCAAAGGTCACACGTTATTGCAGGCTTCAAGGGAAACAGATGTTCCACGTATCAAGAAACACCTTACCTTGGATATAGTGAATTTCAAACACCCTCAGACGCACGAAACAGCACTG CACTGTGCAGCCTCTTCTCCCTATCCCAAGAGAAAGCAGGTGTGTGAGTTACTGCTGAGGAAAGGAGCCAATGTGAATGAGAAGACAAAAGA tttCTTAACACCACTTCATATGGCATCTGAAAAATCTCATAATGATGTTGTCGAGGTACTTGTAAAGCATGAAGCAAAA GTCAATGCCTTGGATCACCTTGGACAGACTGCTCTGCATAGGGCCGCCCACTGTGGCCATCTCCAGACCATCCGCTTGCTACTCAGTGCAGGCTGTGATCCCTTAATAGTGTCCCTGCAAGGCTTTTCAGCTTCCCAAATGGGCAATGAAAATGTGCAGCAAGTACTGCAAG aaGGAGTGCTAATTGGAAACTCTGACAGCGATCGGCAGTTGCTTGAAGCTGCAAAATCTGGAGATTCAGAAGTCGTTAAG AAACTTTGCACCCTCCAGAATGTTAACTGCAGAGACATCGAGGGACGGCTTTCCACACCTCTCCACTTCGCTGCAGGCTACAACAGAGTTGCCGTGGTTGAGTACTTACTGCAGCATGGTGCAGACGTGCACGCAAAAGATAAGGG TGGTCTGGTTCCATTGCACAATGCGTGCTCCTATGGGCACTATGAAGTAGCAGAGCTGCTGGTGACACACGGGGCTGTAGTCAACGTGGCTGATTTGTGGAGGTTCACCCCTCTGCATGAGGCTGCAGCCAAAGGAAAATATGAGATCTGCAAGCTGTTGCTTCAG CATGGGGCTGACCCTATCAAAAAGAACAGAGACGGGAACACCCCTCTGGACTTGGTGAAGGATGGGGATACGGACATCCAGGACCTTCTTAGAGGTGATGCCGCTTTATTGGACGCTGCAAAGATGGGCTGTTTAGCCAGGGTTAAGAAGCTCTGTAGCCCTGAAAATGTCAATTGCAGAGATACACAAGGCAGGCATTCAACACCATTGCATTTGGCAG CTGGGTATAACAATCTAGAGGTGGCTGAGTACCTGCTGCAGCACGGAGCTGAAGTCAACTCCCAGGACAAGGGAGGCCTCATCCCATTGCATAACGCAGCTTCTTATGGG ACGGACGATGCCAGAGCTTTGTTAACAGCAGCCATGCCTCCTTCAGCCCTGCCATCCTGCTACAAGCCCCAGGTTATCAGTGTGGCTGCAACATCAGCCGCGCCGGTCTCTGCCCTCGCCTCTATTCCATCCAGCCCTGCCACCCTGTCTGCAGCCAGCAGCCTGGATAACCTGTCCATGGGCTTCCCCGAGCTACCTATCCTGATAGGGAGCAGTGGGGCAGAGGGCACTGTGAGGCCAGACAAGAAAGAACAGG TTACTGTGGTAGACATGAATATCAAACAGTTTTTGAAGAACCTTTCTCTTGAGCATCTTTTAGAAATCTTTGAAAGAGAGCAG ATCACTCTGGATGTATTGGTTGAAATGGGCCACCAAGAATTGAAAGAAATTGGAATCAATGCTTACGGACATCGGCATAAAATCATCAAAGGAGTCGAAAGGCTAATAGCTGTACAACAAG GTTTGAACCCATATCTAACACTGAACACTGCAAACAGTGGGACAATCCTTATAGACCTTGCACGTGATGACAAAGAGTTCCAGTCTGTGGAAGAGGAG TTGCAGAGCACAATACGAGAACACAGAGACGGGGGCCACGCGGGGGGAGTTTTCAACAGATACAACATCATAAAG ATACAAAAAGTTTGCAATAAAAAGCTATGGGAGAGGTATACTCACCGCAGGAAGGAAGTTTCTGAGGAAAGTCCAATCCATTCTAATGAAAGGATGCTGTTCCATG GCTCTCCATTCGTGAATGCAATTATCCATAAGGGTTTTGATGAAAGGCATGCATACATTGGAGGGATGTTTGGAGCTGGAATATATTTTGCAGAAAACTCATCCAAAAGCAATCAGTATGTGTATGGAATTGGGGGAGGCACTGGGTGCCCAGTACACAAGGATAGGTCTTGCTATATTTGCCAGAG GCATTTGCTGTTCTGTCGTGTAACCCTGGGAAAGTCATTCCTGCAGTTCAGCGCAATGAAAATGGCTCACTCCCCGCCAGGGCACCACTCAGTTACTGGCAGACCCAGTGTCAATGGACTGGCTTTGGCAGAGTATGTTATTTACAGAGGAGAGCAG gCTTATCCAGAATATATAATAGCATATCAAATTATAAAGCCAGAGCCAGCAGCTGAAGGATAA
- the LOC121321853 gene encoding poly [ADP-ribose] polymerase tankyrase-2-like isoform X3 produces the protein MSSRRCAGALGSGVGSALLGVETPMGGEPTRELFEACRNGDLERVKKLINPENVNSRDTAGRKSTPLHFAAGFGRKDVVDYLLQNGANVHACDDGGLISLHNACSFGHAEVVNLLLRHGADPNSRDNWNYTPLHEAAIKGKIDVCIVLLQHGADPTIRNTDGKTSFDLADPSAKSVLTGEYKKDELLESARNGNEEKMMALLTPLNVNCHASDGRKSTPLHLAAGYNRVKIVQLLLQHGADVQAKDKGDLVPLHNACSYGHYEVTELLVKHGACVNAVDLWQFTSLHEAASKNRVEVCSLLLSYGADPTLLNCHNKSALDLAPTAQLKERLAYEFKGHTLLQASRETDVPRIKKHLTLDIVNFKHPQTHETALHCAASSPYPKRKQVCELLLRKGANVNEKTKDFLTPLHMASEKSHNDVVEVLVKHEAKVNALDHLGQTALHRAAHCGHLQTIRLLLSAGCDPLIVSLQGFSASQMGNENVQQVLQEGVLIGNSDSDRQLLEAAKSGDSEVVKKLCTLQNVNCRDIEGRLSTPLHFAAGYNRVAVVEYLLQHGADVHAKDKGGLVPLHNACSYGHYEVAELLVTHGAVVNVADLWRFTPLHEAAAKGKYEICKLLLQHGADPIKKNRDGNTPLDLVKDGDTDIQDLLRAGYNNLEVAEYLLQHGAEVNSQDKGGLIPLHNAASYGHVDVAALLIKYNACVNATDTWAFTPLHEAAQKGKTQLCALLLAHGADASLTNQEGQSPLDLVTTDDARALLTAAMPPSALPSCYKPQVISVAATSAAPVSALASIPSSPATLSAASSLDNLSMGFPELPILIGSSGAEGTVRPDKKEQVTVVDMNIKQFLKNLSLEHLLEIFEREQITLDVLVEMGHQELKEIGINAYGHRHKIIKGVERLIAVQQGLNPYLTLNTANSGTILIDLARDDKEFQSVEEELQSTIREHRDGGHAGGVFNRYNIIKIQKVCNKKLWERYTHRRKEVSEESPIHSNERMLFHGSPFVNAIIHKGFDERHAYIGGMFGAGIYFAENSSKSNQYVYGIGGGTGCPVHKDRSCYICQRHLLFCRVTLGKSFLQFSAMKMAHSPPGHHSVTGRPSVNGLALAEYVIYRGEQAYPEYIIAYQIIKPEPAAEG, from the exons ATGTCGTCCCGGCGCTGTGCAGGAGCCTTGGGTTCGGGTGTTGGCTCGGCTCTACTAGGGGTAGAAACACCTATGGGCGGCGAACCCACCAGAGAGCTCTTCGAGGCCTGCAGAAACGGGGACCTGGAGCGAGTGAAGAAGCTAATAAACCCAGAGAACGTGAACAGCAGGGACACGGCTGGCAGGAAATCTACACCGCTGCACTTCGCTGCAG GATTTGGCCGGAAGGACGTGGTTGATTATCTCCTTCAGAATGGTGCTAATGTCCACGCTTGCGATGACGGAGGCCTGATTTCTCTTCACAATGCCTGTTCCTTTGGTCACGCTGAAGTTGTCAATCTCCTGTTGCGGCATGGAGCCGACCCCAATTCAAGAGACAACTGGAACTACACACCCCTCCATGAGGCTGCCATCAAGGGCAAGATTGATGTGTGCATAG TCCTTCTGCAGCATGGGGCTGATCCAACAATTCGCAACACAGATGGAAAGACTTCCTTTGACCTGGCAGACCCATCTGCTAAATCAGTCCTGACTG gtgAATACAAGAAAGATGAGTTACTTGAAAGCGCAAG AAatggaaatgaagaaaaaatgatgGCTCTTCTTACACCATTAAATGTGAATTGCCATGCTAGTGATGGaagaaag TCGACGCCGTTACATCTCGCTGCAGGATACAACAGGGTTAAAATTGTACAGCTGTTGCTGCAACATGGAGCTGATGTGCAAGCCAAGGATAAAGG GGATTTAGTGCCTCTTCACAATGCCTGTTCGTACGGACATTACGAAGTGACTGAACTGTTAGTAAAG CATGGTGCTTGTGTAAATGCAGTTGATCTTTGGCAGTTCACATCACTGCATGAGGCAGCCTCCAAGAATAGGGTAGAAGTGTGCTCCCTGTTGCTAAGTTATGGTGCTGATCCAACTCTCTTAAACTGCCACAATAAGAGTGCCCTTGATTTGGCACCTACAGCCCAGTTAAAGGAACGCTTGGCAT ATGAGTTCAAAGGTCACACGTTATTGCAGGCTTCAAGGGAAACAGATGTTCCACGTATCAAGAAACACCTTACCTTGGATATAGTGAATTTCAAACACCCTCAGACGCACGAAACAGCACTG CACTGTGCAGCCTCTTCTCCCTATCCCAAGAGAAAGCAGGTGTGTGAGTTACTGCTGAGGAAAGGAGCCAATGTGAATGAGAAGACAAAAGA tttCTTAACACCACTTCATATGGCATCTGAAAAATCTCATAATGATGTTGTCGAGGTACTTGTAAAGCATGAAGCAAAA GTCAATGCCTTGGATCACCTTGGACAGACTGCTCTGCATAGGGCCGCCCACTGTGGCCATCTCCAGACCATCCGCTTGCTACTCAGTGCAGGCTGTGATCCCTTAATAGTGTCCCTGCAAGGCTTTTCAGCTTCCCAAATGGGCAATGAAAATGTGCAGCAAGTACTGCAAG aaGGAGTGCTAATTGGAAACTCTGACAGCGATCGGCAGTTGCTTGAAGCTGCAAAATCTGGAGATTCAGAAGTCGTTAAG AAACTTTGCACCCTCCAGAATGTTAACTGCAGAGACATCGAGGGACGGCTTTCCACACCTCTCCACTTCGCTGCAGGCTACAACAGAGTTGCCGTGGTTGAGTACTTACTGCAGCATGGTGCAGACGTGCACGCAAAAGATAAGGG TGGTCTGGTTCCATTGCACAATGCGTGCTCCTATGGGCACTATGAAGTAGCAGAGCTGCTGGTGACACACGGGGCTGTAGTCAACGTGGCTGATTTGTGGAGGTTCACCCCTCTGCATGAGGCTGCAGCCAAAGGAAAATATGAGATCTGCAAGCTGTTGCTTCAG CATGGGGCTGACCCTATCAAAAAGAACAGAGACGGGAACACCCCTCTGGACTTGGTGAAGGATGGGGATACGGACATCCAGGACCTTCTTAGAG CTGGGTATAACAATCTAGAGGTGGCTGAGTACCTGCTGCAGCACGGAGCTGAAGTCAACTCCCAGGACAAGGGAGGCCTCATCCCATTGCATAACGCAGCTTCTTATGGG CATGTGGATGTGGCAGCTTTGCTGATCAAGTACAACGCATGTGTGAATGCCACAGATACATGGGCCTTCACCCCCCTACACGAGGCAGCCCAGAAAGGCAAGACCCAGCTGTGTGCCCTCCTGTTAGCACACGGGGCCGATGCGTCTCTGACAAACCAGGAGGGGCAGTCACCGCTGGATCTTGTGACG ACGGACGATGCCAGAGCTTTGTTAACAGCAGCCATGCCTCCTTCAGCCCTGCCATCCTGCTACAAGCCCCAGGTTATCAGTGTGGCTGCAACATCAGCCGCGCCGGTCTCTGCCCTCGCCTCTATTCCATCCAGCCCTGCCACCCTGTCTGCAGCCAGCAGCCTGGATAACCTGTCCATGGGCTTCCCCGAGCTACCTATCCTGATAGGGAGCAGTGGGGCAGAGGGCACTGTGAGGCCAGACAAGAAAGAACAGG TTACTGTGGTAGACATGAATATCAAACAGTTTTTGAAGAACCTTTCTCTTGAGCATCTTTTAGAAATCTTTGAAAGAGAGCAG ATCACTCTGGATGTATTGGTTGAAATGGGCCACCAAGAATTGAAAGAAATTGGAATCAATGCTTACGGACATCGGCATAAAATCATCAAAGGAGTCGAAAGGCTAATAGCTGTACAACAAG GTTTGAACCCATATCTAACACTGAACACTGCAAACAGTGGGACAATCCTTATAGACCTTGCACGTGATGACAAAGAGTTCCAGTCTGTGGAAGAGGAG TTGCAGAGCACAATACGAGAACACAGAGACGGGGGCCACGCGGGGGGAGTTTTCAACAGATACAACATCATAAAG ATACAAAAAGTTTGCAATAAAAAGCTATGGGAGAGGTATACTCACCGCAGGAAGGAAGTTTCTGAGGAAAGTCCAATCCATTCTAATGAAAGGATGCTGTTCCATG GCTCTCCATTCGTGAATGCAATTATCCATAAGGGTTTTGATGAAAGGCATGCATACATTGGAGGGATGTTTGGAGCTGGAATATATTTTGCAGAAAACTCATCCAAAAGCAATCAGTATGTGTATGGAATTGGGGGAGGCACTGGGTGCCCAGTACACAAGGATAGGTCTTGCTATATTTGCCAGAG GCATTTGCTGTTCTGTCGTGTAACCCTGGGAAAGTCATTCCTGCAGTTCAGCGCAATGAAAATGGCTCACTCCCCGCCAGGGCACCACTCAGTTACTGGCAGACCCAGTGTCAATGGACTGGCTTTGGCAGAGTATGTTATTTACAGAGGAGAGCAG gCTTATCCAGAATATATAATAGCATATCAAATTATAAAGCCAGAGCCAGCAGCTGAAGGATAA
- the LOC121321853 gene encoding poly [ADP-ribose] polymerase tankyrase-2-like isoform X1, whose product MSSRRCAGALGSGVGSALLGVETPMGGEPTRELFEACRNGDLERVKKLINPENVNSRDTAGRKSTPLHFAAGFGRKDVVDYLLQNGANVHACDDGGLISLHNACSFGHAEVVNLLLRHGADPNSRDNWNYTPLHEAAIKGKIDVCIVLLQHGADPTIRNTDGKTSFDLADPSAKSVLTGEYKKDELLESARNGNEEKMMALLTPLNVNCHASDGRKSTPLHLAAGYNRVKIVQLLLQHGADVQAKDKGDLVPLHNACSYGHYEVTELLVKHGACVNAVDLWQFTSLHEAASKNRVEVCSLLLSYGADPTLLNCHNKSALDLAPTAQLKERLAYEFKGHTLLQASRETDVPRIKKHLTLDIVNFKHPQTHETALHCAASSPYPKRKQVCELLLRKGANVNEKTKDFLTPLHMASEKSHNDVVEVLVKHEAKVNALDHLGQTALHRAAHCGHLQTIRLLLSAGCDPLIVSLQGFSASQMGNENVQQVLQEGVLIGNSDSDRQLLEAAKSGDSEVVKKLCTLQNVNCRDIEGRLSTPLHFAAGYNRVAVVEYLLQHGADVHAKDKGGLVPLHNACSYGHYEVAELLVTHGAVVNVADLWRFTPLHEAAAKGKYEICKLLLQHGADPIKKNRDGNTPLDLVKDGDTDIQDLLRGDAALLDAAKMGCLARVKKLCSPENVNCRDTQGRHSTPLHLAAGYNNLEVAEYLLQHGAEVNSQDKGGLIPLHNAASYGHVDVAALLIKYNACVNATDTWAFTPLHEAAQKGKTQLCALLLAHGADASLTNQEGQSPLDLVTTDDARALLTAAMPPSALPSCYKPQVISVAATSAAPVSALASIPSSPATLSAASSLDNLSMGFPELPILIGSSGAEGTVRPDKKEQVTVVDMNIKQFLKNLSLEHLLEIFEREQITLDVLVEMGHQELKEIGINAYGHRHKIIKGVERLIAVQQGLNPYLTLNTANSGTILIDLARDDKEFQSVEEELQSTIREHRDGGHAGGVFNRYNIIKIQKVCNKKLWERYTHRRKEVSEESPIHSNERMLFHGSPFVNAIIHKGFDERHAYIGGMFGAGIYFAENSSKSNQYVYGIGGGTGCPVHKDRSCYICQRHLLFCRVTLGKSFLQFSAMKMAHSPPGHHSVTGRPSVNGLALAEYVIYRGEQAYPEYIIAYQIIKPEPAAEG is encoded by the exons ATGTCGTCCCGGCGCTGTGCAGGAGCCTTGGGTTCGGGTGTTGGCTCGGCTCTACTAGGGGTAGAAACACCTATGGGCGGCGAACCCACCAGAGAGCTCTTCGAGGCCTGCAGAAACGGGGACCTGGAGCGAGTGAAGAAGCTAATAAACCCAGAGAACGTGAACAGCAGGGACACGGCTGGCAGGAAATCTACACCGCTGCACTTCGCTGCAG GATTTGGCCGGAAGGACGTGGTTGATTATCTCCTTCAGAATGGTGCTAATGTCCACGCTTGCGATGACGGAGGCCTGATTTCTCTTCACAATGCCTGTTCCTTTGGTCACGCTGAAGTTGTCAATCTCCTGTTGCGGCATGGAGCCGACCCCAATTCAAGAGACAACTGGAACTACACACCCCTCCATGAGGCTGCCATCAAGGGCAAGATTGATGTGTGCATAG TCCTTCTGCAGCATGGGGCTGATCCAACAATTCGCAACACAGATGGAAAGACTTCCTTTGACCTGGCAGACCCATCTGCTAAATCAGTCCTGACTG gtgAATACAAGAAAGATGAGTTACTTGAAAGCGCAAG AAatggaaatgaagaaaaaatgatgGCTCTTCTTACACCATTAAATGTGAATTGCCATGCTAGTGATGGaagaaag TCGACGCCGTTACATCTCGCTGCAGGATACAACAGGGTTAAAATTGTACAGCTGTTGCTGCAACATGGAGCTGATGTGCAAGCCAAGGATAAAGG GGATTTAGTGCCTCTTCACAATGCCTGTTCGTACGGACATTACGAAGTGACTGAACTGTTAGTAAAG CATGGTGCTTGTGTAAATGCAGTTGATCTTTGGCAGTTCACATCACTGCATGAGGCAGCCTCCAAGAATAGGGTAGAAGTGTGCTCCCTGTTGCTAAGTTATGGTGCTGATCCAACTCTCTTAAACTGCCACAATAAGAGTGCCCTTGATTTGGCACCTACAGCCCAGTTAAAGGAACGCTTGGCAT ATGAGTTCAAAGGTCACACGTTATTGCAGGCTTCAAGGGAAACAGATGTTCCACGTATCAAGAAACACCTTACCTTGGATATAGTGAATTTCAAACACCCTCAGACGCACGAAACAGCACTG CACTGTGCAGCCTCTTCTCCCTATCCCAAGAGAAAGCAGGTGTGTGAGTTACTGCTGAGGAAAGGAGCCAATGTGAATGAGAAGACAAAAGA tttCTTAACACCACTTCATATGGCATCTGAAAAATCTCATAATGATGTTGTCGAGGTACTTGTAAAGCATGAAGCAAAA GTCAATGCCTTGGATCACCTTGGACAGACTGCTCTGCATAGGGCCGCCCACTGTGGCCATCTCCAGACCATCCGCTTGCTACTCAGTGCAGGCTGTGATCCCTTAATAGTGTCCCTGCAAGGCTTTTCAGCTTCCCAAATGGGCAATGAAAATGTGCAGCAAGTACTGCAAG aaGGAGTGCTAATTGGAAACTCTGACAGCGATCGGCAGTTGCTTGAAGCTGCAAAATCTGGAGATTCAGAAGTCGTTAAG AAACTTTGCACCCTCCAGAATGTTAACTGCAGAGACATCGAGGGACGGCTTTCCACACCTCTCCACTTCGCTGCAGGCTACAACAGAGTTGCCGTGGTTGAGTACTTACTGCAGCATGGTGCAGACGTGCACGCAAAAGATAAGGG TGGTCTGGTTCCATTGCACAATGCGTGCTCCTATGGGCACTATGAAGTAGCAGAGCTGCTGGTGACACACGGGGCTGTAGTCAACGTGGCTGATTTGTGGAGGTTCACCCCTCTGCATGAGGCTGCAGCCAAAGGAAAATATGAGATCTGCAAGCTGTTGCTTCAG CATGGGGCTGACCCTATCAAAAAGAACAGAGACGGGAACACCCCTCTGGACTTGGTGAAGGATGGGGATACGGACATCCAGGACCTTCTTAGAGGTGATGCCGCTTTATTGGACGCTGCAAAGATGGGCTGTTTAGCCAGGGTTAAGAAGCTCTGTAGCCCTGAAAATGTCAATTGCAGAGATACACAAGGCAGGCATTCAACACCATTGCATTTGGCAG CTGGGTATAACAATCTAGAGGTGGCTGAGTACCTGCTGCAGCACGGAGCTGAAGTCAACTCCCAGGACAAGGGAGGCCTCATCCCATTGCATAACGCAGCTTCTTATGGG CATGTGGATGTGGCAGCTTTGCTGATCAAGTACAACGCATGTGTGAATGCCACAGATACATGGGCCTTCACCCCCCTACACGAGGCAGCCCAGAAAGGCAAGACCCAGCTGTGTGCCCTCCTGTTAGCACACGGGGCCGATGCGTCTCTGACAAACCAGGAGGGGCAGTCACCGCTGGATCTTGTGACG ACGGACGATGCCAGAGCTTTGTTAACAGCAGCCATGCCTCCTTCAGCCCTGCCATCCTGCTACAAGCCCCAGGTTATCAGTGTGGCTGCAACATCAGCCGCGCCGGTCTCTGCCCTCGCCTCTATTCCATCCAGCCCTGCCACCCTGTCTGCAGCCAGCAGCCTGGATAACCTGTCCATGGGCTTCCCCGAGCTACCTATCCTGATAGGGAGCAGTGGGGCAGAGGGCACTGTGAGGCCAGACAAGAAAGAACAGG TTACTGTGGTAGACATGAATATCAAACAGTTTTTGAAGAACCTTTCTCTTGAGCATCTTTTAGAAATCTTTGAAAGAGAGCAG ATCACTCTGGATGTATTGGTTGAAATGGGCCACCAAGAATTGAAAGAAATTGGAATCAATGCTTACGGACATCGGCATAAAATCATCAAAGGAGTCGAAAGGCTAATAGCTGTACAACAAG GTTTGAACCCATATCTAACACTGAACACTGCAAACAGTGGGACAATCCTTATAGACCTTGCACGTGATGACAAAGAGTTCCAGTCTGTGGAAGAGGAG TTGCAGAGCACAATACGAGAACACAGAGACGGGGGCCACGCGGGGGGAGTTTTCAACAGATACAACATCATAAAG ATACAAAAAGTTTGCAATAAAAAGCTATGGGAGAGGTATACTCACCGCAGGAAGGAAGTTTCTGAGGAAAGTCCAATCCATTCTAATGAAAGGATGCTGTTCCATG GCTCTCCATTCGTGAATGCAATTATCCATAAGGGTTTTGATGAAAGGCATGCATACATTGGAGGGATGTTTGGAGCTGGAATATATTTTGCAGAAAACTCATCCAAAAGCAATCAGTATGTGTATGGAATTGGGGGAGGCACTGGGTGCCCAGTACACAAGGATAGGTCTTGCTATATTTGCCAGAG GCATTTGCTGTTCTGTCGTGTAACCCTGGGAAAGTCATTCCTGCAGTTCAGCGCAATGAAAATGGCTCACTCCCCGCCAGGGCACCACTCAGTTACTGGCAGACCCAGTGTCAATGGACTGGCTTTGGCAGAGTATGTTATTTACAGAGGAGAGCAG gCTTATCCAGAATATATAATAGCATATCAAATTATAAAGCCAGAGCCAGCAGCTGAAGGATAA